TTGACCTAAAGGTTAACTTTAATCAtacatttacaaatatttattaaatattaattcatcACAGtgacagaaaaaacaaaattggacAGCCTACCATAAGCTTTTGAGAGGCAGCATTGATGTGACTGACTACAGGGGCGGACGTCTGCTCCTCTGTCAGTATGTCAGTGTCATAGATTGACTTCAGCAAGCAGTGGCAGCTCTCCTCATGGCTGAGACTACTATAATTCTGATAAATAAAGCAATTTAAATAACATGATGGTCAGAAAACTATTTACCACAGTCTAAGCCTAGAATAGTTTTGGTTAGTTTAAATGTCAAGCTTTGATAAAAGTTTCTGTACCATCTTGTTTTCACTGTGTACATTGTGTTATGAGTACATGATTGTATGAAATAACTGATAAAAAACTGCAATAAGCTTGTCTTGTAGTTGTACATTGGCTGTCTAGCTTTCACAGATTATTCAGATGTTTGAGATTCTTGTGCAGGTGTATTCAATGCATATAATAACTATTAAGAACAAAGCTTATTATGATAAGCAAAGAACTCAGTCTAGAACTGTTGAATAACTTGAATGAAGTTTAATACATAAAGGCCACAGTCGTGTCTCTTCCATAAAAAGATGTCATCTTGAAGTCATAACTGAATAATATTAACATAAACAAACTAAACCCATGATGTCACTAAAGGTCACTTTCAAAGTCCGTCAAATATTGTGTGTCTCTGTGCTAAGTGCATAACAACACACAATGCAAGGATCAGGAATATAAAGTTGAATTCAATATCTTACTGCTATGTTAGTCCTTTTTGGATAGCATGTCATAAGGACTTTATAACTGTATATAAAAGGCAGGTGTTTAAATATGTTTACCTGGACTATCCCCACAGCTCTATGAAACAGTTTACTATTGCTGACCTTCACATCAATCATCATGTTCTGGCAGACTTTACCCTTCAGGATGTGGGCACCAGTGGACAGGCTGTTGACCACCCACTTGAGGGAGACTTCTTCCAGCAGCTGCATGACTAGAAATTTACAATCTGGGGAGATCCTGTCCACCAGAGGAGCATTCAGAGCTATGCTTAAGGCCAGACCAAACTCCACACATGTTGAACTAGTGCTTgtcttaggaaaaaaaaaaagagaaaatatttatgaacttaAGTGTAATTTTGTGCAGATCTATTTCAAAAGCAACGGTCTGCACAAAGttattactttaatattacttccattataaaaaatgtatatcacATTAAGAGGTTTCTTTTTCATACAATTAGCCAACACAGGGTGGCCAAATAAAGTTTCTATTTCATTATTAGTTTCTTACAATTTTGTTTCTGGATTTTTCAAATCTTAAAGCTTATACACATTGTTCTATGGTcagtaaaaaagttttaatgaagATAACACACCACTGAAAATATtgaccttaattttttttttaaatttattacataaaatcaGTTTATTGTTATGTGTACAAGAACATATGTGTTTCTGAGCCTGTCAGTAAACTTTAAATTCTTGGCCTCAAAAAATATCATTATATAAACATGTTTATTTAATGATCAGTTACATGATCACTATGTCTCATATTCATTAAACACATGTCTAATTGATCCACCAAAATAATGCAGTGCCCAGCGAAAACAGATTTTCCATCTTCCAAATCCGAATTTGTTCAGAATCAGTTACATTTTGTATACTTGCTTTGAAATTCAGCTTGTTCTCTCATTAAGCATGTTACAAGAAAATGCTACAAATCTGATGAAGTAGAGAGACCCATACCTGATCCCACTGGAATGTTACATAGGCCTTCTTGCAAGGTAGATCTAATAATGACTTACTACTTCTTTGGAAAATATCTGATAAAAGTAAAACATGATATTGAAATacttaatgaaatagaaaattatTGAAAGTAAGAATGTCTTTGCAAAGAgaaattgatataaaaaattatctctCAAAATATGACAGCTGCATAAATAGAAAAGACCTATCTACTGCAGCAGAACATTTCAAAAAATGTGAGAAAGAAATAATTTGCTAAGCTATGAAACTAGTACATATAAAAGCTTCTCTGTAGCAATAAAAGAATCTAACCTTCACCAAGGAGCACGACTAGATCATCTGACGTGATGGCAGGCAGAATTTCCCTTTCAAAGTCTTCCACAGAGATTTGATACTGTGAACCCTGTTGTTTTTATATACAATGTATATAAACATGTAGTTATGGAGATGTCAACTAATAGTTAACATTGTATATAAACATGTAGTTATGGAGATGTCAACTAATAGTTAACATTGTATATAAACATGTAGTTATGGAGATGTCAACTAATAGTTAACATTGTATATAAACATGTAGTTATGGAGATGTCAACTAATAGTTAACATTGTATATAAACATGTAGTTATGGAGATGTCAACTAATAGTTAACATTGTATATAAACATGTAGTTATGGAGATGTCAACTAATAGTTAACAATGTATATAAACATGTAGTTATGGAGATGTCAACTAATAGTTAACATTGTATATAAACATGTAGTTATGGAGATGTCAACTAATAGTTAACAATGTATATAAACATGTAGTTATGGAGATGTCAACTAATAGTTAACAATGTATATAAACATATAGTTATGGAGATGTCAACTAATAGTTAACATTGTATATAAACATGTAGTTATGGAGATGTCAACTAATAGTTAACAATGTATATAAACATGTAGTTATGGAGATGTCAACTAATAGTTAACATTGTATATAAACATGTAGTTATGGAGATGTCAACTAATAGTTAACATTGTATATAAACATGTAGTTATGGAGATGTCAACTAATAGCTAAcattgtatttaaaattaaGAGAAACATTTATTATAGTCCAcataaaaaaagtacaaaaaaatatatgtatagaaAAAAGTTTGTCCATGAGGACCAATGTTTTTATAAGAAAGTTATAGATAGCATAATGTTATCATAGTTGTTTTCAGAAACATCTTCAAATTACCATGAAAAATACCTGACAACCAGAATGAGCATTCTCAACCTTTGGAATTTTCAGCAAAAGACTTTTGTTCAATGTATATCTACAAGTATTACGATATCTAGACTGAAAGCTACAATGGTGCAACTTACAGGATACAATAAATTGGTGGTGGACATATAAGAAATATTATGTTGGTAATCATAGAAGCCTTCTTCACTTGACTGGCCTACAGAAGATAAGGTCTAAGAGGAAcactttcatttgtttttgttttttgagtaAAGATgtatttcataatatttttttgaagcAAGTGAAATTTTCTCTCCATTatggaaaatcttttttttaggtttttcataatattgaaaataattaccAAATTCGATAGGTCACCATCATTATTGTTTAAAGCAGAAAATCCTCCAGTCACAAAACCACGAATATCATGAAAAgctataatagaaaaaaagatttaaaaaaaaaaaatcttctaaaAGAACATGGAAAGATAATTTTTATGGCAAaactatcattttttaaaatattaaacgtTTAGGGCCaaagttaaattttaaactgCCTATGTTAAGCACATTGGTATtcataaaagcaaattttttataataacttACATGCACCATAGGTAGGTGGACACTCAGATGCATCAATCATGGCCATTAGACCAAAGCCTTCACAGCCCAGGTAATAGATATTCCCACCAGAATTCAAACTAGATAGACACATTGGTTCAATCAAAGTTAAACATTGCTTGGTAATACAGTGATTTTATTCAATCTACACACAAAGTTCTTTATGTTCAGGCTTTGCCTTACTATACACCTTAATTAGTTGACCTCAGTGAGAActgatttaattttattttcaaaatttttgttACTTGTTCGATTTGTATTTCATTCTCTCTATCCTAATACTGGCTAGAATTGAAAGCTGAGTAGAACTATTACAATTATTTAGATACCCAGACTTAAAATCCTGATCTGGTTTATCAGGATTCAGCCTTATGTCCAgtcaaagttcccctttcagactttgtgatttaaagggatgatgtaaaggtcatctctttctgtagcctacggataacgagggtgtcatgtggccagcacaaggactaaccacctttacttttaccaaacttatgtcagttacccatcagagctgggggaattcagaggcacccaaagaccaaagatcccaaaattaaaaatctcagtcctcaccaggattcaaacctggaacctctggttcagaagccaagcaatttactgctcagccaccgcgactcctTTATGACCAATAGCTGCAATGTAAAGAATGAACCTTTCACAGTCTCAAAATCTGCCAGCTAATTATCTACATAACCAATATGCCATTACAAAAAGAAATCCATATCATGTAAACAATTGGGAGGCTGGTAGACTCATTGTACCACACACTGTGTGAGAGGAATGGTGGGAACTAATCAACAACATATTTGTGATGCCCAAATACATATCATTActtttatataatagatcttCCTTGCTCCTTTAGTACAATATCTTCTATGGAAATCTTATATTCTTattttatagattacagacatttcttcaaaagagaagataattaagtcctacgcgtatccatgtgttaatctagtcatgcattttaattttcgaagtcattggttttcctggcaactcattccatgctctaataaagGAATAAGGAGAACTTGTAtgaatttatcctagcatacaGAAGAATATGGAAGGAATATCTTGGAGGTTTCTGTGCTGGCTTAGGTGCTAGCAAACTCAGTTTGAGTCAAATCCTAAATTAAAACTTTCTAGTCTACAAAGGAATTAGAGCTAAGAGTCCCTTCAGTTATGTAGCCATTAGCTTGGTGCCTCTCACCAACTCATCTTCATTTCTTTAGAAATCCTTTCTGTAACACTCCATTTAATCCCCCAAacaattgaaatttaaaaacacatttcacaCAAAGTAATAAATATCTGTACCTTGCACCAGCTAAATCTATGAGTGAACCAAGGTGATGGGACTGTTTATACACACAGTTACAGACTGATTCATACATGGACATGAGCTCTTCAATACTGGAAACAACAAGAGAGAGACAAatatgcaaaaataaaaataaggtatttatttattaatactgATACAATAGTAGACttcaacacacaaaaaaaaaaaagaaaaaaaaagtcttttcttattttcataatcagggccggccttacaaatTGCAGGGCCAAATTTAATGGATATTTGCGAGTTCCctctaatacattttttttttacaataacaactattattaataattatatcaacatttattatacaacatgcataggaagcaactcaaaaGCAAAAGGCGTcagtgggttaattaaagttGCATCAATCCTatgatacactaaatatgttaacccttttcaagtcctacatctttaaaagcctgtggCAAGAGACATGAATGATAATGacattcaaaatataaattgcaGGGCCCCTGCCAGGCGCGGGTCTCAATTTGGAGCAATCAGTCACAACAGCTAAGCCGgatctgttcataaaaatgTTAGAATCATATTTGGGAGGTCAATATATACCTTAGTTTAATGTCTTTCTGAATAGCAAAGAGAGATAACACTTCCAATAGAATTCTTGTTGTGGTTCCTGACTTCATTCTTGAAGAGCCTGTGATAGGCTCAGGCTAGAGAAGAAAGTTGCCAAACAAAACAGGATTAATAACTATGCAAAAGTAAATTGTATAGATTATTCTTTTCTTGATGTGATTCAAACAACTAAAATATGCTCATGTTTTGGACTTTTAATTTAATGGAACATTCATCTAGTAAGTGTATGTTCTTATAAGGATGTGTGGTCCACAGAACATTTTGAGAAAAGAGtttttgtaatcacaacaaatgttcataagaatcaataaaacaatctTAGTCTAGTCTTAGTTTTAAATGAAGTCATCTTGGATCTAAAGCTTATGAGGTTATAGTATAGGCAGAGTTATGGCCAACTACCTAATCCCTATATTTTCTATATGTTAATTAGGCTGAGGAGAGCCCAGGCATCTAGCCCAAcattaaaaatcagattttcatCCAGTCATCATTAGCTCTACCAACTTAATCATCATTTTAGTAAATATCAATTCATTTTTTGTAGACTAAAAGGGAAAATGTTaatgaatatttcaaaataattatatttctagtgtAAAGgctaatttaatatatttttttcttgtacttATTTCTTCAATATCTATCATTTTTCCTACAgtaagaaaaaacttttttcttcaaTTCTCTCAACTCTTAACAACCTCAAAAATccaaataaatagaaaatcaATTTCTTACCCCAATAACAGGATTTAAAATGAAAGCTTTTTGTTGTTTCTCTGCAATTTCTAAATTTTGAGCAACTGAAAGTAAATGgatgaaaatgatatttttatgtGTTACCTTTCCATCaaaaaaatgagattaaattttaaaaaataaaattccaacTAAATTCAGAGACTGGTCGAATGCTAACcaagatattttattaagttgAGTGTAAAACCACCAAAACTACATCATAAACATTAcaaatatcaaacaaacaatgaaaacaaaggAAACCAAGAATGATGTTAGTTTGTGGAAAAAGGATGAAatcaatatattatatttttaattcacaGGAATACAAACTGTATTGAAAAAATTCTTTgaatcacaattatttttatcttgCATTACAAACAACCACTTTCACTTTCCCACTAAAgtaatagaagtcattagagtTAGGGCTACATATGGGACATCATTTAGTAAAACTAGCCTCCCACAACAATCTGAAATAAAAGTTTGCAAAAGCTAAAAGCAATATGTATTGAGATTCATTATTGACATTTATTATCATTCATCCTGTTTGGGAAAACAAGTCATATTTTTTGAGGATCTTCagcaatcattttttaaaagctaaataatatgcttttcttgttttcattccctttttttaattttccatattttgtaaataaaataaattatagcttttatattgcGCTActttacatatatgcatgtttttcgtattttcatgctcagagcgctatggtccaatctttgtGAACCAgttgggggaggggtatctgggagaagttttttccgtgctgcctttaagtgCTCGTCTGCAGTGTCCAACCTCGATCCCCCCTTCATAGATAGACAAGCCAAGTCAAGTTCAAGCCTACTTAGCCACTCGACCACACATCCcactaataattaaataataactaatattaattaaaaatattagaaaGAATATGGTTTTAATAATTACCTTGCAAGAAAGTTTTATCCCATTTTTCAATATCAAGATTTCTGggggaaaacaaaaagtgatttgaatgtaataaaaataagatAGTAGCTTTGAAATAAAATCCCAGCATCATTCTCAtagcaatattttttgttattttttttcataattacaATTCAGTAAAGAGTCTTAAAGCAACAAATTTTCATTCCAAATcctattttattttgtcatgCTATAAGAATATATCAGATTTTAGGCAAACTAAAGAATGtaaatttagatatatattCATGAACTATTGAGGATGTTTGTTAACAATGTAAGAAACATatctataataatttaatttaacacgCATGAATAGATatgtgtaggatgtaattatcttatcttttgaagaaacatctgtaatttataagataagatagtcaaaaaaatattatttctttgtCAAAATATTAGGTTCATATCTAGAAGTTTGGACTTTTTTGGTACCCTTGCAAGACCAAACATCACAAAAATACAGTTGAAACAAAACTTTCAATGCAAACTTTGATAAAATACTATAATCTtatttgggagaaaaaaaacataaatgaatgcATTTTCATTTGCTATCATAGGTACAAGAGTTTGAGATTCaagttttcatgatttttataAGAAGAGTTTTAAGGTAGTAAGCTTTATGGAATAAAAATGATTCTAATCTATCATTCCACCTTGCCAACTCTACAGGGTTAAATCCAATCAATACAGGTGTGTACTTCTCTGGCTGGGACAAACAAAGGTCGAGCTGACCTGCCACAAATGGAGCCGACAGACCACAGGTAACACCAATATAAACAACGCTGGCTTTCTCCTTACAGACctggacaaacaaaaaaaaaaaagacagttatTGCTcattaaaatagaaacaaaaaaagaggcTAAACATTTGAATGTAGCTTGCACTTGAATCTAATTACGTATGTGCTAGAATAAAAAGAAGACTCCTAatgatattttgtttaatttaatacagTTCATTGAATCAATATTATGATTTCT
The DNA window shown above is from Biomphalaria glabrata chromosome 5, xgBioGlab47.1, whole genome shotgun sequence and carries:
- the LOC106066631 gene encoding glucokinase regulatory protein-like; the protein is MEQPITEQSNPLSSNIDVASSEEIVQILYACDLEIFHGWKNSQGIKDKGLIDKIENLAKKISNVIEKPGGGIVISGCGTSGRIAFLTARTFNCYLKSKGKEECFQYIIAGDDKALFTSIELAEDDPVVGAEKLNQVCKEKASVVYIGVTCGLSAPFVAGQLDLCLSQPEKYTPVLIGFNPVELARNLDIEKWDKTFLQVAQNLEIAEKQQKAFILNPVIGPEPITGSSRMKSGTTTRILLEVLSLFAIQKDIKLSIEELMSMYESVCNCVYKQSHHLGSLIDLAGASLNSGGNIYYLGCEGFGLMAMIDASECPPTYGASFHDIRGFVTGGFSALNNNDGDLSNLGSQYQISVEDFEREILPAITSDDLVVLLGEDIFQRSSKSLLDLPCKKAYVTFQWDQTSTSSTCVEFGLALSIALNAPLVDRISPDCKFLVMQLLEEVSLKWVVNSLSTGAHILKGKVCQNMMIDVKVSNSKLFHRAVGIVQNYSSLSHEESCHCLLKSIYDTDILTEEQTSAPVVSHINAASQKLMVVPVAILIAKLSCSIKSAKEMISCQPVLRKVLIQKDCSA